In Candidatus Manganitrophus noduliformans, the sequence CTGTTTCAACTCCTGACGGGCCATCTTCCATTCGAAGGGAAAACAATCGGCGAGCTCTTGCAGCAACACCTCTCCGCTCCACCCCCCAACCTTCTCACCCTGAGCGTGAGCGTGCCTCGCATCTTAGACGAGCTGTTGCAACGCCTGCTTCGGAAGGATCCTCGCGATCGGTATCAATCCGCCGAGGCGGTGAGTGCCGATCTAGCTTACATTGCCACCGCTTTGGAAGAGGGTATTCGTGAGCCCACTTTCGTCCTCGGCTCGCACGATCGATATCAGCAGCTCACTGAGTCCTCCTTTGTTGGACGAAGTCGAGAACTGAAAGAGCTTCAGAAAGTCTTTGATTTGGCAAAGGGAGGAAAAGGGGGGTTGGCTTTCGTGGAAGCGGAGTCGGGAGGCGGCAAATCGAGGCTACTCTATGAGTTTACACAAAGAGCTCTGCAGCAAGGAGCAAGGGTCTTACATGGCACGGGACAGAGTCAAGTCGGCGCAAAGGCATTTCAGATCCTCGATGACGTCGCCTCTGAACTGATCTCGATCATCCGCTTCGATCCCTTACTAGGAGAGAGGATTGCCCAAGGCCTGGGGGATCACCGCGAAGCTGCCATCATCACCTTGCCCAAGCTCGCTAAAGTTTTGGGAGAGGGAAATTCGGCGCTTCTCGGCAACGAACAGCATGGCGAGATCCGGGCGATTCAAGCCTTGAGGGTGTTGCTCGATCTACTCGGGTCCCAGACAAAGCCAGCCATAGTCATACTCGATGACGCTCAATGGTCGGATAGTCTGAGCGTGAAACTACTCAGAGAATGGCAGAGCCAGAAGGAGGCAGAGGATCGCTCTGGCCGTTTTGTGATGATTATTCTTTCATTCCGCACCGAAGAGGTCCCGAAGGACCACCCCATACGGTACCTGAAGCCACTCACAGAACTGTCACTCGACCTTCTTGGGCAGGAAGATATGAAAGCCTTGCTCGAGTCGATGGCCGGTCCATTGCCTCAGGAAGCGACGACAGCAGTGGCCCGGCTTGCAGAAGGGAACCCCTTCTTGGCCGGAGCGGTTCTACAGGGCCTTGTTGAGACGGGCGCTATTGCGTATAACGCATCGGGATGGCGCGTGGAAGCGAGCATCTTGGTTAATCTCCAGGCCTCCGGAAAAGCCAAGGCGTTTTTGGTCCGCCGACTGGAGCAACTCCCGCAGGAAGTTTTTTCTTTTCTGACTGTGGGCGCGGTGCTTGGGAGGAGCTTTGATCTGGAGTTTGCCCTGACGATCACGGGCCAAACGTCGCAAGAAGGCTTTGCAATGGTGGGAGAGGCGCAACGGCGGCACATCGTCTGGATGGATGCAGACAGCCGACGGTGTACTTTCCTTCATGACAAGCTGCGCGAGAGCTTGCTCGGACGACTTTCTGAAGAAAATCGCAAGCGTTTGCACCGAGAAGCGGCAATACTGCTCGAATCGCGGGATAGAAATCTTGTCTTTGACCTCGCCTACCACTTTGATGCCTCCAGCGACCCCGCACGGGCCTTCCCGTATGCGCTCGCCGCAGCTGAACGGGCCCGCTCTCAATATGCATTGGAAGTGGCAGAACAGCAGTATCGCATCGCCGAGCGGGGTCTTCTCGCGGAAGATGAGGCACTCCGCAGTCGGGTCATTGAGGGACTTGGCACAACAATGATGCTACTCGGCGACTATGACAAGGCCGGTGCGTATTTCGAACAGGCCCGTTTGCTTGCAAAGGACAAATTCAAGCGTGTGGAAATTGATTGTCTCCTTGGTGATCTGGCCTTTAAAGGTGGAGACCTGCCCCGCGCCGATGAAAGGCTGCAAAGTTGTTTACGATCACTGGGCTACAAGGTCCCGAATCCAAAAAGCTTGGTCTGCTTACTGATGGGGCTGTCGCGGGAAGCTGTGGTGCAAGCTTTCCATACCTTTCTCCCAGGACTCTTCTTGCATCGTCGGAAGCTGGAAGGAGAAGAAGAGCGGCTCCTAGCCGCACGCCTCTATATTCGGATGGGATATATATGGTGGTTTTTACATGGACCGATCGCATGCTTATGGAGTAACCAGCGGTCAATGAACATTGCTGAATGTTATCCCCCCTCCCCTGAGTTGCAGCTAATCTATGACACTCAAGCGCCCGTCATGAGCGCTCTTCCCAACTTTAGCCGGTCGCTACGTTATCCTCAAAAAGCCCTTACTTTCGCGAAGGCCCGGGGCGATGTCTGGGGGCAGGGGCATTCCTACGCATTTATCGGAATGGCCTACTATAACAGATCCGACTTCCCCGCAGCCGTCGAGAATTGCAGGGAGGGGATCAGACTCCTCACGCGCGCGGGAGATCTTTGGGAAGCCCTGATCGCAGGCTTTACCCTGTCAGCAGCGCTATACCGAATGGGGAACTTCCGAGAGGCGATTTCTGAAGCGCGTCGTGTCTTCTACTTGGGAAGACAGATTGGAGACATACATGGGAGCAGTTGGTGCCTGGAAATCTGGTCGAAGGCGTCTGGTGGGAGGGTGCCGACAAATCTCGTCCAAGAGATGATGGAACTCACCAAGCATGACCCGCAAATTTTTGAGGCCGCGCTCCAGGCAGAGGGGATCCGGCTCTTGGGGGAGGGACGCTTCGGAGAAGCTGCGTCAGCCTTCGAGAAGGCACAAAAAGTAGCGGATACCGCCATGCTCAGGAGCGACTATGTCGCCGGCATTCAGACCTGGGTGGCCACCTGTCTGCGTAAAGAGGCTGAAGCCAGACCTTTTCTGGATCAGGTGGGGCGACAAGCGCTGTTGCGTCGCGCGCGCCGGGCGGCACGTCGAGGTCTCCGTATGGCCCGCTGGTACCAAAACGGCCTTCCGCACGCGCTTCGTGAAACCGGCCTGTTGGCAATGCTTGAGGGGCGTATCGAGCAGGCAGAGAAATGTCTCAAAGAGAGTCTAGAGGTTGCAGAACGCCAGGGCGCCAGGTATGAAGCGGCCCAGACCCGACTCGCTCAAGCAGAATTGCATGCAATAATGGCTCAACCTGGTGCGAACCTTGAAGTCGAAGCAGCTCGCCGAGAGGTTATCGCATTTGGAGCAGGCTTTGAAATGGGGACCGAAGGAATGGCCTGTGAGAATAACCCGCAAACGAAACCGGTCACGCATTCTCTTGTCGATCGATTTTCTACCCTCCAAGAGGTCGGCCGAAAAATCGTCGCGGCCCATTCTAAAGAATCGATTT encodes:
- a CDS encoding protein kinase domain-containing protein, which produces MDHSDFKSRLFGNRFQPTRLLKEAQGIKTLLGTDFAKRCEVVIKLIPASRVSATAHQRLEYEMHMLGKIQSPHLVAPLAVGVEEDLFYIVRLFVQGASLAERLGRSPLPIGCAVPVTLGILRSLCEAHKHGLVHRNLKPANVILTGDASPEEIRLIDSGYSLTGGIDHYGHHIPLDTLWYTSPEAAGLLNRTLDGRSDLYAVGVLLFQLLTGHLPFEGKTIGELLQQHLSAPPPNLLTLSVSVPRILDELLQRLLRKDPRDRYQSAEAVSADLAYIATALEEGIREPTFVLGSHDRYQQLTESSFVGRSRELKELQKVFDLAKGGKGGLAFVEAESGGGKSRLLYEFTQRALQQGARVLHGTGQSQVGAKAFQILDDVASELISIIRFDPLLGERIAQGLGDHREAAIITLPKLAKVLGEGNSALLGNEQHGEIRAIQALRVLLDLLGSQTKPAIVILDDAQWSDSLSVKLLREWQSQKEAEDRSGRFVMIILSFRTEEVPKDHPIRYLKPLTELSLDLLGQEDMKALLESMAGPLPQEATTAVARLAEGNPFLAGAVLQGLVETGAIAYNASGWRVEASILVNLQASGKAKAFLVRRLEQLPQEVFSFLTVGAVLGRSFDLEFALTITGQTSQEGFAMVGEAQRRHIVWMDADSRRCTFLHDKLRESLLGRLSEENRKRLHREAAILLESRDRNLVFDLAYHFDASSDPARAFPYALAAAERARSQYALEVAEQQYRIAERGLLAEDEALRSRVIEGLGTTMMLLGDYDKAGAYFEQARLLAKDKFKRVEIDCLLGDLAFKGGDLPRADERLQSCLRSLGYKVPNPKSLVCLLMGLSREAVVQAFHTFLPGLFLHRRKLEGEEERLLAARLYIRMGYIWWFLHGPIACLWSNQRSMNIAECYPPSPELQLIYDTQAPVMSALPNFSRSLRYPQKALTFAKARGDVWGQGHSYAFIGMAYYNRSDFPAAVENCREGIRLLTRAGDLWEALIAGFTLSAALYRMGNFREAISEARRVFYLGRQIGDIHGSSWCLEIWSKASGGRVPTNLVQEMMELTKHDPQIFEAALQAEGIRLLGEGRFGEAASAFEKAQKVADTAMLRSDYVAGIQTWVATCLRKEAEARPFLDQVGRQALLRRARRAARRGLRMARWYQNGLPHALRETGLLAMLEGRIEQAEKCLKESLEVAERQGARYEAAQTRLAQAELHAIMAQPGANLEVEAARREVIAFGAGFEMGTEGMACENNPQTKPVTHSLVDRFSTLQEVGRKIVAAHSKESIYSEIYNGMLALLRSEECRIIDINDTYKEGTPPNPVSEVESSEFIIELVRQSLKAGGSVVFTADMANDIGDRLLNAKVASVLCAPIVVRGSVRAVVFTLHRQIRSLFGEDEKLLAEFIAALAGVALENAEGLAEIQELSKSLERKIEERTAQLKEKNRDLESFVYAVSHDLKAPVVSMDGFASRVLEDYGEKLDDNGKRYLNRIQANVNFMQKLIVDLLEFYKVGKRSEKPEVLQTEVVLREVLQLCIGPIQRRNTKLSIHSPLPTTFFDPTSLKQIFLNLITNGVKFMGNQSYPRIEIGGREIDGFVEFYVKDNGIGIDPQNHEQIFGVFQRLKEVEVEGSGIGLATVKKIIDSAGGKIWLQSQRGHGTTFFFCIPKNRKG